A window of Fusarium oxysporum Fo47 chromosome II, complete sequence genomic DNA:
CATCAAACTCGAATGCTTCCTCACAATAGCCGCTGAAGTCGGAGCTCTAAAAACACCATTAGCATAACACCAAACTCACCAACAGAGTAACTCACGCTTCACAAATCAACGACGAAGCAATAAACCCAAAGAGCGTCGCATCAACCTCTGTAGgttcatcaccaccaagagCCCAAAACGGTCCATCGCCTTTCTTCCGCATCCTCGCCTCCGCTAGTAAAGCTTCAACGCTCTCCCAAACTTCCTCTCTCAGCTCTGTAACTTCTTCGTCTGTCAAACGGCCCGTTCCTTGTCCATACGCGGTCCTTGCGTTTGCACGAGCTGCCAAATATCCTATAACAACCTGTAGAAGCCACGGCATAGAAGCAAAGATGTTGGAGCGCATGGTATAATAATTATCGCACCATTTCTCGCGAGTACCGTAAAAGTAAACCTTTTCTTCCATAAGAGCTCTAAATGCAAGATCTTGTGCTCTCTGAACAGGCGTCAAACTTGCATTTAGATCAGGAACAAGACCCTCATCGATAAATCGTTTGATAATAAATGTCGAATCGCTCAAAGTCTCcccttcagcttcaatgtATGGGATCTTTCCTCTTGGTGCAGTTTTCGGTGATCCTTCGGCTACCCTGTAGGACACGCCGGCGAAGCGAAGACGAGCTTCGAGTTTGATGACGAAGGGGGACCACGTAAAAGCGTTAGGCTTTCCGGGGCCACGGAAGATTGTAAATTGTGAGACTTTGTTGAATGCCATTGTTGTTATTGAATGGTTTGATGAGTTGCTATACTATTTAATTCGATATATCGTGACTTTTTATAATTTGGTGTTTTTGGACTTCGCGATTCGGTTTTTGGGCCGGACTTGAAGCGTTGTCCGGAGACCCACATCGGGACGCGGGACGCAGAAATGTCGAGTCCGGCACGGAGCCATAGTAAGAGAAACGGGTCCGTAATCTTCGGCGTCAATTTCAACCGCTTTATCACTGTCCGGCCTTATCATGATAAGATGCCGATAAATGATAGTGTTCGGACCGACCAGCGTAAATCAGCTCATCATGCTCGAAGATTACCCAAAACGGACACTCCGCATCATCACGAAATCTCTTCAACAAAAGAAGACTCGTATAACGCCATTTCAGATTACAAATGTTCTCATCTTGTAAATAGCTGCtaatagatataaaagaCTGAGCCACTGACTAAGAAAACCGCACTTTCTCGCTTGGACCTTCACTACATCTCCGACTTTCTCGGCCAAATCCACTGTATTCTACCAATCGTGGCGCTCAGCTCGTCCGGAGTCTCCAAGAATGGCGAAGCATCCGTGGGGAACGACTCCGCACCCATGACGGAATTCATCTTGTGGAGGCTCTTGGAGAAATGGTGAGAACTTCCCTCATAACTTATAAAGTCAGGAACATCCGCCGTGAGAAATATTCTTCAGAAATAAACGTCGAGTTAAATACAGTCGGTCAATATGAGCGGAAAGACATTCAACGTCGGTGTCGTGGGTTATGGGTAAGTtccatcaacctcttcgTGATATCATCAGCTGACACTCAATAGCATGTCTGCCAAAATCTTCCACATCCCCTTCCTCACTCAAACTCCCCAATTCAAACTCCACGCAATCGTTCAACGTTCCCCCAAAGAGGGCAACTCAGCACCTGCTGACTACCCCGATATCAAGCACTACACAGACTACAAGGATCTCTTCGCCGACTCTGCAGTCGATCTTGTAGTCATCAGCACTCCTCCCAACAACCACTTTGAGCTCACAAAGGCTGCTCTCGAGGCTGGAAAGCATGTCTTGACTGAGAAGCCTTTTGTTCCTACTTCTGCTGAGGCTGATAAGCTTATTGAGATTGCCAAGAAGAACGGAAAGCTCCTTATTGTTTATCAGAACAGACGATGGGATGCTGACTTTGTTACTCTTAAGAAGATTATCTCTGAGGGAACTCTTGGTCGTATCATTCAATTCGATAACCACTTTGATCGTTATCGTCTTGTGCCCTCTAAGAACTGGAAGTTAGACCTCCCCCTTTCCCAAGGCGGCAGCGCTCTTTACGATCTGGGAACTCATCTCATCGATCAAGCCTACGTTCTCTTCGGCAAGCCCCAGTCCGTCCACGGCCGTCTTCTTTCTCAACGCGAGGGCAAGTTCGACTTTGAGAACCCAGACGGTGTCTCAGCAGAACTTACCTACCCCGACGGTctcctcgtcaacatccGCATCAGCGTTCTCAGCGCCGAACTCGAGCAGCCTCGCTTCTGGGTCCGTGGCACAAAGGGAAGTTTCCGCAAGCTCGGTCTCGACACACAAGAGGATGCACTCAAGGCTGGTGTGAAAGCTACTGATGCGGACTTTGGAAAGGAGGATCCTGCTCGGTATAAGCTGGTTGTCGTTGATGATAACGAGAAGGCTAAGGAGCAGACTATCTCGTCTATTGAGACACCTACCTACAAGGCTTTCTATGCTCAGCTTGGTAAGGCTGTTGAGAGTgggaaggaggaagatgttCCTGTGAAGGCATCTGAGGCGAGGGATGTTTTGCAGATCATTGAGGGTGTGTTTGAGAGTGCCAAGACTGGCAAGGATGTCACCTTTGCTTAGAGTATTTAGGAATAAGTAATGAGTTAATGAAGGAAAAGTTATGGATAGAAAGAACTAGTGTTTTTGAGCATGAACCAGTGTCGCAAGAAGTTGTCGTGAATCCACCTGCATCTAAGAGCTTGAGACCTGATCAGAGGCGAAATAGCAAATACCTAGGTAACATTACATGAGGGAGCAAACAACAAGTATATAGCTTGTGCGTAGTCAACATAGAGCGACGTTGCTGACGGCCCTCAATGAGCTTTAGTAGACGGGTGAGGTCCATTCGAGAAGATCCTTATATCATTGTGCCTGCAAATCGCAAGCTTGGTAAGCTGCATACCGAAGGCTAAACGTCACGATAAACTTCACAAGATCGTGCCAATATGGAGAATTCCGAGTAAATAATAAGACGAGTCTCCGACTCATCATCTATCCAACCCCTATATAAACTTCCTCATGAATCCATGTCCTCAAGACCACGGCGCTTCAGATAGAACAAAACTCCAATGCGCTACTCCTATAAGcaaatatatatatatatatatatatatatatatatatcatCTTTTCCTCTACTTTTCATTCATTTTTAAATGGCGAGCATAAATCCTGCAATAGCTGCAATAGCGATAAAAGCGCTGCTGGCCTTTGACGCTGAGCTTTCCACCTCGATCTGCTCGCCGATGAAAGTAGGGTTATACTCGCTGGGCTCTCTCTCATCAAGAGTTCCGTTCCAGCAGTAATTCGTGAAGCATTCCTGACACTTATCAGGAACAGTGGTGTTTGTACGGTCGAAACTGCGAGAGAGCATTGCGCAGCCAACGCAGACGGGCCAGTCCTTGTCGCGCGTGCCGTTTAGCATGGTAGCTACGGCGTAGCCGTTCTCGATGATGGCGGAGAGCTCGGAGGTGTTGATGCTCATTTGGAAGGTGGAGATGTTGGAGGAGTAGACATATGGGTAGTTGGGGATGTAGACGATGAGGGGTGAGGGGTCGGTCATGTTGGTTGCGTTGCAGCCGAAGAAAGTTGGGCGGGTGTTGAGGCCCAGGTTGAGGAATGTGTTCTTGCCGGGGACGGATGGGAATGATGAGCCCTCTGAGATGTTGGTGAGAGAGCGCTCGTAGGTGGCGATGGGAGATGCGCCGTTGGGCCAGCCGTAATCGGTATCGGCGGAGGAGTCGAAGGAGAAGACGACATCGACCTCACGATCTTTTCGGATGTGAGGATAGTAAGGGATGTTCTGGAGGtcttcaccaccatcgacGAGAGTGAGTCGCTCAGATTCGGCGCTCAAGTTATTCTCGTCATTCCAGCCCTTGAAGGGGTTAGGAGTCCAGTCAGCAATATCGTTGTTGTCAGAGCCAATAGCTTTGAGAACAGAGGTTACGGCTTCGACTGCGATATCCGGAACACCGTCAGGAACGTAGTTGTTGTCGTCTTCGTTAAGATACAGAACGATCTGGTTGAAGAGACTGCTAGAAGTTCCCATGACGAAGCCGGCGTTGTCGAAACCAGCAATGCAGGACTTGTCCTTTGGTAGCTTGCCGTTATCGAACTCTGAACCGACATACTTGAGAGGAACGAAGCCCTGAAGAACGGGGTCGTAGGAACCAAGCTCCCAGGGGGTGAACTCGAAATTGGTCGCGTTGAGACTGATAATAGTCTCGTTTGGCGCACGACCATCCGCAATGATGATGGGCATAGGGGCCTTGCCCTCGGAGAAGTCAGGATCGTCGGCGATTGAAGACCATGTATATGAGGGACCACCATCTGTTACATTAATAAGTTGGTACGACAGCATACGGCCCCAGTAATCAGTCAGAGATCGTTCATAACCAGCATCCTTCTTTTCGGAGACGGCGTCGAAAATCGTATTGTAgtactggagaagagagTAATTCTCAGGGCCCTCGAGGATCGAATTCTCCAACTGCCAAATTCCGGGATAGTTCACGCTTTCCTGGACAGAAGTAAAGttgttcatcatcaaactGCCCACAAGCCATCCACCACCGGAAAGACCTGAAAGATATGTCGCACTTTGTAGAAGACCACCAAGATTTCCATCCTTGTCGCTTCCATCGGAACGAATATCCCAAGCTGCCAGCGCACCAGCACCGCAAAGCATAGCACGGTAGCCACCTCCAGAGATAGCAATACCAATATTAGGAAGGGCAGTAGGATCTGTCTCAGCATCCTTGAGGTATGCCTCGCTGTCGAAACCGGGAATCGCTAGACGCTTCAAGAGGGTTCGGATAGGGGAGATGGTTTCGTTGCGACGCTTCGGGATCCAATCGCGCTCCATGCTCGAGATGGAAGAGCCATTTCGAATCGTCGGTCGTGTACTCGGACAGTCGACTTTGGAGGGGACGTAGCCATCTGGGGCTTGAGGCGTGCCTCGTTTTGATACTGATCGGGGAGAGAAATCTGAATTGGAGATGGCGACAAAAGCGTCGTCGACTGCGATTGGATCACGTTAGCTCCGATCCGCGATCCCAAGATCTGGGTAAGAAAATGCATGCGATCGCGCCACACCAGCTTCCATGCGCTCGACGAAGACAATTGTGAAGCGACATGCGCGCTCGTGAAGAGTGTCGACTTACTCGAAGGTGCAGCAGCGACGGGATTCAGTGCGGCGCTGGCAGCCAGCAAAAGGGCGAAGCCCGAAGAAATGGCCATGGCAGCGGCCTCGGGCGGATAAATGAGCGATAAGAAGACGGAATCTATTCACAGCTTCGGAAGGAATG
This region includes:
- a CDS encoding lysophospholipase catalytic domain-containing protein, which encodes MAISSGFALLLAASAALNPVAAAPSIDDAFVAISNSDFSPRSVSKRGTPQAPDGYVPSKVDCPSTRPTIRNGSSISSMERDWIPKRRNETISPIRTLLKRLAIPGFDSEAYLKDAETDPTALPNIGIAISGGGYRAMLCGAGALAAWDIRSDGSDKDGNLGGLLQSATYLSGLSGGGWLVGSLMMNNFTSVQESVNYPGIWQLENSILEGPENYSLLQYYNTIFDAVSEKKDAGYERSLTDYWGRMLSYQLINVTDGGPSYTWSSIADDPDFSEGKAPMPIIIADGRAPNETIISLNATNFEFTPWELGSYDPVLQGFVPLKYVGSEFDNGKLPKDKSCIAGFDNAGFVMGTSSSLFNQIVLYLNEDDNNYVPDGVPDIAVEAVTSVLKAIGSDNNDIADWTPNPFKGWNDENNLSAESERLTLVDGGEDLQNIPYYPHIRKDREVDVVFSFDSSADTDYGWPNGASPIATYERSLTNISEGSSFPSVPGKNTFLNLGLNTRPTFFGCNATNMTDPSPLIVYIPNYPYVYSSNISTFQMSINTSELSAIIENGYAVATMLNGTRDKDWPVCVGCAMLSRSFDRTNTTVPDKCQECFTNYCWNGTLDEREPSEYNPTFIGEQIEVESSASKASSAFIAIAAIAGFMLAI